A stretch of Corvus hawaiiensis isolate bCorHaw1 chromosome 8, bCorHaw1.pri.cur, whole genome shotgun sequence DNA encodes these proteins:
- the ADRA2A gene encoding alpha-2A adrenergic receptor, with amino-acid sequence MFNLERPFTERGHFFSSMEYQRQLEEEEGYPTPGTNGTFNDSGAGPGWGTPYSLHTTITLISLAGLLMLFTVFGNVLVIIAVFTSRALKAPQNLFLVSLASADILVATLVIPFSLANEVMGYWYFGKVWCEIYLALDVLFCTSSIVHLCAISLDRYWSITQAIEYNLKRTPRRIKCIIFIVWVISAVISFPPLISIEKKSGQQADQGVAGCKINDEKWYIISSSIGSFFAPCLIMILVYMRIYQIAKRRTRVPPNKRAERPEKKQNGLTDKEDLPATAQLNGEKAAGGSGGQEGEVNGIDMEETSSSEHQENNQCKKSERPSRGKTKTKLSQIKPGDSLPRKTEEERNTKGSRWRGRQNREKRFTFVLAVVIGVFVICWFPFFFTYTLMAVCESCSVPDTLFKFFFWFGYCNSSLNPVIYTIFNHDFRRAFKRILCRIERKRIV; translated from the coding sequence ATGTTTAACCTGGAGCGCCCGTTCACGGAGAGGGGCCACTTCTTCTCCTCCATGGAGTACCAGcggcagctggaggaggaggagggctaCCCCACTCCGGGCACCAATGGGACGTTCAACgacagcggggccgggccgggctggggcacGCCGTACTCTCTGCACACAACCATCACTCTCATCAGCCTGGCCGGCTTGCTCATGCTCTTCACCGTCTTTGGCAACGTCCTGGTCATCATCGCTGTCTTCACCAGCCGGGCGCTCAAAGCCCCCCAGAACCTCTTCCTGGTCTCCTTAGCCTCAGCTGACATCCTGGTGGCCACGCTGGTCATCCCTTTCTCACTGGCAAATGAGGTGATGGGGTACTGGTACTTCGGTAAAGTCTGGTGTGAGATctacctggccttggatgtgcTCTTCTGCACCTCCTCTATCGTGCACCTCTGTGCCATCAGCCTGGACCGCTACTGGTCCATCACACAAGCCATCGAGTACAACCTCAAGCGTACCCCACGCCGCATCAAGTGCATCATCTTCATCGTCTGGGTCATCTCGGCTGTCATCTCCTTCCCACCACTCATCTCCATCGAGAAGAAGAGTGGGCAGCAGGCTGACCAGGGGGTGGCAGGGTGCAAGATCAATGATGAGAAGTGGTACATCATCTCTTCTAGCATCGGCTCCTTCTTTGCCCCCTGCCTCATCATGATCCTGGTCTACATGCGCATCTACCAGATAGCCAAGAGGAGGACAAGGGTCCCGCCGAACAAGCGGGCAGAGCGCCCCGAGAAGAAGCAGAATGGCTTGACTGACAAGGAGGACCTgccagccacagcacagctcaacggggagaaggcagcaggaggcagTGGTGGACAGGAGGGAGAGGTCAATGGCATAGACATGGAGGAGACCTCTTCCTCCGAGCACCAGGAGAACAACCAGTGTAAGAAGTCAGAGAGACCATCGAGAGGAAAGACCAAGACTAAGCTGAGCCAAATTAAGCCTGGGGACAGTTTGCCCAGGAagacagaggaggagaggaacaCCAAAGGGTCCCGGTGGAGAGGCAGGCAGAACCGGGAGAAGCGCTTCACCTTTGTGCTTGCAGTGGTGATCGGAGTCTTTGTCATCTGCTGGTTCCCCTTCTTCTTCACCTACACGCTGATGGCCGTCTGCGAGAGCTGCTCCGTGCCCGACACCCTCTTCAAGTTCTTCTTCTGGTTCGGTTACTGCAATAGCTCCTTGAACCCCGTCATCTATACCATTTTCAACCATGACTTCAGACGGGCCTTCAAAAGGATCCTCTGCAGGATAGAGAGGAAAAGGATTGTTTGA